A genome region from Triplophysa rosa linkage group LG24, Trosa_1v2, whole genome shotgun sequence includes the following:
- the LOC130547500 gene encoding uncharacterized protein LOC130547500 → MEESTPQLGNFVTVRRRSRRTKHHSTVPITVSNRFAPLSDAPTEKPAESALVIGDSIVRNVNIEAPATIVKCLPGARAPDIKSNLNVLAKANRKFSKTVIHVGTNDVRLRQSEITKDNIKEVCEIASMMSDTVIFSGPLTAYRGDEIYSRLSSLNGWLSEWCLQNDIVFINNWKSFEGRPDLLKRDGLHPSWAGTSILSRNMGKKS, encoded by the exons ATGGAGGAGAGCA ccccgcagctgggaaacttcgtgactgtgagacggcgtagtcgcaggacaaaacatcactcgaccgttccgattacagtctcgaacaggtttgccccgctcagtgacgcaccgactgagaaacctgctgaaagtgccctagttatcggtgattctattgttcggaacgttaacatagaggcaccagccaccatagtcaaatgtttaccgggagccagagcgcctgacatcaagtcaaatttaaatgtgctggctaaggctaatcgtaaattcagtaagactgttattcacgtcggcacaaatgatgttcgactccgtcaatcggagatcacaaaagataacattaaagaggtgtgtgagatcgcaagcatgatgtcagacactgtaatattctctggccccctcactgcttatcgtggtgatgagatttatagcagattatcatcactaaatggctggttgtctgagtggtgcctgcagaatgatatagtttttataaataactggaagagttttgagggcagacctgacctgttgaaacgagatggtctccatccctcctgggctgggacttccatcctgtctagaaatatgggcaaaaagtcttaa